Proteins co-encoded in one Metabacillus sp. KUDC1714 genomic window:
- a CDS encoding NAD(P)-dependent malic enzyme, whose amino-acid sequence MSNLREEALKIHKENRGKLGVHSKVPVRNAKDLSLAYSPGVAEPCLDIYEDDSKAYDYTMKGNLVAVVSDGTAVLGLGNIGPKAAMPVMEGKALLFKSFADVDAFPICLDTTDPDKIVEVVKLLEPTFGGVNLEDIAAPQCFEIEERLRKICNIPVFHDDQHGTAIVTAAGLLNALKLANKKIEEIHVVANGAGAAGVAIVKLLLHMGVKDVILCDTKGIIYEGRPFGMNPFKEEMARITNKEQKQGTLADALLGADVFVGVSAAGAVTKEMVRSMNHDPIIFAMANPVPEIMPQEAKEAGALVVGTGRSDFPNQVNNVLAFPGIFRGALDVHAKQINEEMKLAAVYAIAGLIAEEDLHTDYVIPDPFDRRVVAYVSAAVAYAAMETGVSQKHVNVEEIKKCLLALAEETQVVIV is encoded by the coding sequence ATGTCAAATTTACGAGAAGAAGCATTAAAGATACACAAGGAAAATCGAGGAAAGCTTGGTGTTCATTCAAAAGTTCCGGTACGAAATGCGAAAGATTTAAGTCTCGCTTATTCTCCAGGTGTAGCGGAACCATGCTTGGACATTTATGAAGATGACAGCAAAGCGTATGATTACACAATGAAGGGGAATCTTGTTGCTGTTGTTTCAGATGGAACAGCTGTACTCGGCCTTGGGAATATCGGCCCGAAAGCAGCCATGCCTGTCATGGAAGGGAAAGCATTATTATTCAAATCGTTTGCAGATGTGGATGCATTCCCGATTTGCTTAGATACAACAGATCCGGACAAGATTGTGGAGGTCGTTAAATTATTGGAACCGACTTTTGGCGGAGTGAACTTAGAAGACATCGCAGCACCGCAATGCTTTGAAATTGAAGAGCGGCTACGAAAGATTTGTAATATTCCAGTTTTCCATGATGATCAGCACGGTACAGCTATTGTAACAGCGGCAGGGTTACTCAATGCTTTGAAACTAGCAAACAAAAAGATAGAAGAAATTCACGTTGTCGCAAACGGTGCCGGTGCTGCTGGCGTGGCGATTGTCAAGCTGCTGTTGCATATGGGTGTAAAAGACGTCATTTTATGCGATACAAAAGGAATCATTTATGAAGGACGACCGTTTGGAATGAATCCATTTAAAGAAGAAATGGCTCGCATCACTAATAAAGAACAAAAACAAGGTACATTGGCAGATGCTCTTTTGGGAGCCGATGTGTTTGTCGGGGTATCAGCCGCAGGTGCCGTCACGAAAGAAATGGTTCGTTCCATGAACCATGATCCAATCATTTTCGCCATGGCCAATCCAGTACCGGAAATTATGCCACAGGAGGCAAAAGAAGCGGGAGCACTGGTAGTAGGAACAGGACGTTCTGATTTTCCAAACCAGGTCAATAACGTACTTGCATTCCCTGGTATTTTTCGGGGAGCTTTAGATGTTCACGCAAAACAAATTAATGAAGAAATGAAGCTTGCTGCTGTTTATGCGATTGCTGGATTAATTGCAGAGGAAGATCTTCATACCGATTATGTCATTCCAGATCCATTTGACAGAAGAGTGGTCGCTTATGTATCGGCAGCTGTTGCTTACGCTGCAATGGAAACAGGCGTTTCGCAAAAGCATGTAAATGTAGAAGAAATCAAAAAGTGTCTATTAGCCCTAGCAGAAGAAACACAAGTTGTTATTGTATAA
- a CDS encoding homoserine kinase: MAVKTNFSSKNFKDILSNYNLGELVYSNPITKGTVQTNFLIKTTTNKLVFRYYENRTTESVLFEINLLNYLQEKKYPCPTPLCNNDGHFIGIYNNKPYVLFHFIEGEHIENPTTKQKKQLIRKVAEFHNLTKGYKSDLTQYRLNYNVEQCERLAQESAEKINTLNSQEKLKWYIHQLKQLVLPSSLPKGICHSDFHFSNVLFQNDEFKALIDFDDANYTFLTFDLVCMIEPFKSTFDWDTWEKFSLEDDVFDFSNAKKVVLEYSQYRPLNESEKIHLFDLLKFGILIDCIWYFERGNVDDFFEKRKIDYLNNLGRENFTKELFG, encoded by the coding sequence ATGGCAGTTAAAACAAATTTTTCATCAAAAAACTTTAAAGACATTCTTTCAAATTACAACTTGGGTGAACTTGTATACTCTAACCCAATAACCAAGGGTACAGTACAGACTAATTTTTTAATTAAGACAACAACCAATAAACTTGTTTTTAGATATTATGAAAATCGTACAACAGAATCGGTTTTATTTGAAATTAATTTATTGAACTATTTACAAGAGAAAAAATATCCTTGTCCCACCCCATTATGTAATAATGATGGACATTTCATTGGTATCTATAATAACAAGCCTTATGTTCTATTTCATTTTATTGAGGGGGAGCATATAGAAAATCCTACTACTAAACAAAAAAAACAGCTCATAAGAAAAGTGGCTGAATTTCACAATCTAACTAAAGGGTATAAATCGGATCTAACACAGTACCGATTGAATTACAACGTAGAACAGTGTGAAAGGTTAGCTCAGGAAAGTGCTGAAAAGATAAATACTTTAAATTCTCAAGAAAAACTTAAGTGGTACATACATCAGCTGAAACAGCTAGTCCTTCCAAGCTCATTACCAAAGGGGATTTGTCATTCTGACTTTCATTTCTCTAATGTCCTTTTTCAGAACGATGAATTTAAGGCACTTATAGACTTTGATGATGCCAATTATACATTTTTAACTTTTGACCTTGTGTGTATGATAGAACCATTTAAATCTACTTTTGATTGGGATACTTGGGAGAAATTCAGTTTAGAAGACGATGTTTTTGATTTTAGTAATGCAAAGAAAGTAGTATTAGAATATTCTCAATATAGACCGCTAAATGAATCTGAAAAAATACATTTATTTGATTTACTAAAATTCGGAATATTAATTGACTGTATTTGGTATTTTGAAAGAGGTAATGTTGATGATTTTTTCGAAAAACGGAAAATTGACTATCTTAATAATTTAGGTAGAGAAAATTTTACTAAGGAACTCTTCGGATAA
- a CDS encoding STAS domain-containing protein yields the protein MKFNYLATYQLKDFFENNIENFEELLLSEAVNVKDKIDEILQIGNIDLVNNAKNLVIYIINKKEKDLQLFAKQEGIAWATHSIDLSFKLEWIQAIRRTVWYLIKEYNRLTNEQIIINFFTLEKEINNRIDDFLNSFFMSYSTYKDSLIKAHRELVENLSVPIIPINSSVCILPLIGTIDEFRTNILEEKVLTEIGVSRIQTLIIDLSGIAIMEIEVINHLLKIIDGASMMGCKSVITGLRAEVVRKMIHLGASFNKNTKTLGTLQQALHEHLRQ from the coding sequence ATGAAATTCAACTACCTAGCCACATACCAATTAAAAGATTTTTTTGAAAACAATATTGAAAATTTTGAAGAGTTGCTTCTTTCTGAGGCTGTTAATGTAAAAGATAAGATTGATGAAATCTTACAAATTGGAAATATTGATCTTGTAAATAATGCAAAAAATCTCGTTATCTATATTATTAATAAAAAAGAAAAAGACCTTCAGCTGTTTGCAAAGCAAGAAGGTATTGCTTGGGCGACTCATTCAATTGACTTATCATTTAAATTAGAGTGGATACAAGCCATTCGTAGAACGGTTTGGTATCTTATAAAAGAGTATAACCGATTAACGAATGAACAGATTATTATCAACTTTTTTACTCTAGAAAAAGAAATAAATAATCGGATTGATGATTTTTTAAATTCCTTCTTTATGAGTTATTCTACATACAAAGATTCTTTGATTAAAGCACATAGAGAGTTGGTTGAGAATCTATCAGTACCAATTATCCCAATAAATTCTTCCGTCTGTATTTTACCATTAATTGGGACTATTGATGAATTTCGAACAAATATCCTAGAAGAAAAAGTCCTAACTGAAATTGGAGTCAGCCGCATTCAAACTTTGATTATTGATCTATCTGGTATCGCTATTATGGAAATTGAAGTTATTAATCATTTATTAAAAATAATAGATGGAGCTTCTATGATGGGATGTAAATCCGTTATTACCGGATTAAGGGCTGAGGTAGTACGAAAAATGATCCACCTTGGCGCCTCATTTAACAAAAATACAAAAACTTTAGGCACACTACAACAAGCTTTACATGAACACTTACGTCAATAG
- a CDS encoding DnaD domain protein yields MAKYRMVRTEFWKNPIVSEEMTPEDRYFYLYLLTNPQTTQIGIYRITKKQMAFDLGYSIESVHSLMKRFIEHHKLIRYNPETRELAIKNWGKDNLHKGGKPVMDCILSELKEVEDTSLISYVSETIQKPEIRGLYESFFSEVSNQDENDTYQDTECEEVDDTFMRHNTIRGQKEKEKEKEKEKQQQKAFNPNIENNPDREDQSQTHKTKDVKEIVEFWDNNGFGFSNVNAKQQLLAWLDDSCFLQPKDTILKAMTIACANNKRRLNYVIGILKNWENESLLTVGEIDSFCENQYSISKHKQSTESFPAGRDIPSGFELDLTAGEE; encoded by the coding sequence ATGGCAAAATATCGAATGGTGCGTACTGAATTTTGGAAGAATCCGATTGTTTCAGAAGAAATGACCCCGGAGGATAGATATTTTTACCTATATCTTCTTACGAATCCACAAACGACTCAAATTGGAATTTATCGAATTACGAAAAAACAAATGGCTTTTGATTTGGGTTATTCAATTGAGAGTGTTCATTCGTTAATGAAACGATTCATCGAACATCACAAATTGATTCGCTATAATCCAGAAACTAGAGAACTCGCCATTAAAAACTGGGGGAAGGATAACCTGCACAAAGGTGGGAAACCGGTTATGGATTGTATACTTTCTGAATTGAAAGAGGTCGAGGATACTTCGCTTATTTCATATGTTTCGGAAACTATTCAAAAGCCGGAAATTCGTGGTCTATATGAATCTTTTTTTAGTGAAGTTAGTAACCAAGATGAAAATGATACATATCAAGATACCGAATGTGAAGAAGTTGACGATACGTTCATGCGTCATAATACGATACGTGGACAAAAAGAAAAAGAAAAAGAAAAAGAAAAAGAAAAACAACAACAAAAAGCTTTTAACCCAAATATAGAGAATAATCCAGACAGAGAGGATCAATCACAAACTCATAAAACGAAAGACGTGAAAGAAATTGTTGAGTTTTGGGACAACAATGGATTTGGTTTTTCAAATGTCAATGCGAAACAGCAGCTTTTAGCTTGGTTAGATGATTCATGCTTTTTACAGCCTAAAGACACAATTTTAAAAGCCATGACGATTGCCTGTGCTAATAACAAGCGAAGGCTGAACTATGTGATTGGCATTCTGAAAAACTGGGAAAATGAATCTTTACTGACCGTGGGAGAGATTGATTCTTTTTGTGAGAACCAATATTCTATATCAAAGCATAAGCAATCAACGGAATCGTTTCCTGCTGGAAGAGATATTCCGAGTGGGTTTGAACTTGATCTAACAGCAGGTGAAGAGTGA
- a CDS encoding AraC family transcriptional regulator: protein MINITGVFFDNLIPNWHTQTEKIDYNVFILMVKGKVAYSINGEQIIAEKGDLVYIPFGTLRGGENHESGGHQKYTVAFTIPENVAYTDPFPISKKFHKIKTRNPEYVKHRFERLFVDSRGDKKFRSYICVGILQELLGMFARELDSPTITPSKVKYTSIIENYLLKNYRKTIEIDQLAKLINRSPSYTISVFKELMGQSPIRYIHQLRIIEACNLLLNTDMTIVAISDYLGYYDPSYFSRMFKKLTAMSPKEFAMYGHQVEVSTLFS from the coding sequence ATCATTAACATAACTGGCGTTTTTTTTGATAATTTAATTCCAAATTGGCATACGCAAACTGAGAAAATTGATTACAATGTTTTTATTCTAATGGTAAAAGGGAAAGTCGCCTATTCAATAAATGGAGAACAGATTATTGCTGAAAAAGGTGATCTTGTATATATTCCATTTGGGACTTTACGTGGTGGAGAGAATCATGAATCTGGCGGGCACCAAAAATACACAGTTGCGTTTACAATTCCTGAAAATGTCGCTTATACGGACCCTTTTCCTATCAGTAAAAAATTCCACAAAATTAAAACAAGGAATCCCGAATATGTAAAGCATCGTTTTGAGAGGTTATTCGTCGATAGTAGAGGTGATAAAAAATTCCGCTCCTATATATGTGTTGGAATACTACAGGAATTACTTGGAATGTTTGCCCGGGAACTAGATAGCCCTACAATCACACCAAGCAAGGTGAAATACACTTCAATCATCGAGAACTACTTGTTAAAAAATTACCGTAAAACCATTGAAATTGATCAACTCGCAAAATTAATTAACAGGTCTCCAAGTTACACAATTTCGGTCTTTAAGGAATTAATGGGACAGTCTCCAATCAGATATATTCATCAACTAAGAATCATTGAAGCATGTAATCTCTTATTAAATACCGATATGACAATTGTAGCTATCTCTGATTATCTCGGATACTATGACCCTTCCTATTTTTCTCGTATGTTTAAAAAATTAACAGCAATGTCCCCAAAAGAATTTGCAATGTATGGACATCAGGTTGAGGTTTCTACTCTATTTTCGTAA
- a CDS encoding MFS transporter — protein MFKVDQVSWKERISYGLADTASNLIFVMVSTYLLYFYTDVYGIGAGVVGTLFLLVRFLDAGTDLLAGYVIDRTNTKWGKCRPYFLWLAIPFAAVGVLAFLTPDLDTQGKILFAYSSYILLGLIYTFINIPLSAMLPSMSNNPQERHEVTSIRMIFGQIGGFVVSVATLPLVAYFGNGNDAKGFAITMTVFGVISIPMFINAFKNTKEREYYNSKKTVPLKDGLKAFNIPWLIIFTAKLAFFFVFIIRNQTTIYFLKYNFGRADIVPIVMGLNYLTIVSLLLIPFVTKKLGGKKTMQFGIVVSIIGSLIIYFSSITSSIPLLLIGVGLGGLGLGFVPSLLFSLIADTIDYGEWKSGVRATGLLYSGSTFAAKFGMGIGGAAGAWLLALYNYDPALTQQSTETLEAIEFSFIWFPVISFVLVLILLQFYKLDKIHPQIVEDLKKRNETNTDLAKEA, from the coding sequence ATGTTTAAAGTAGATCAAGTTTCATGGAAAGAAAGAATTAGTTATGGTTTAGCGGATACTGCATCTAATTTAATTTTTGTAATGGTTTCAACATATTTACTCTATTTTTATACAGATGTTTATGGTATTGGTGCAGGTGTTGTTGGTACTTTATTCTTGCTTGTTAGATTTTTAGATGCAGGTACAGATTTGCTTGCTGGTTATGTAATCGATCGAACAAATACGAAATGGGGTAAATGTAGGCCATATTTTCTATGGTTAGCGATCCCATTTGCAGCTGTCGGTGTTTTAGCCTTTTTGACTCCAGATTTAGATACACAAGGGAAAATTTTGTTTGCTTATTCAAGCTATATACTATTAGGTCTTATTTATACGTTTATTAACATTCCTTTATCAGCCATGTTACCTAGCATGTCAAATAATCCGCAAGAACGTCATGAAGTCACTTCTATACGTATGATTTTCGGTCAGATTGGTGGCTTTGTTGTCTCGGTTGCAACATTACCTTTAGTTGCTTATTTCGGAAATGGTAATGATGCAAAGGGTTTCGCGATAACAATGACTGTATTTGGTGTCATTTCTATTCCGATGTTTATAAATGCATTTAAAAATACGAAAGAAAGAGAGTATTACAATAGTAAAAAGACTGTTCCTTTAAAAGATGGATTGAAAGCATTTAATATCCCATGGTTAATTATCTTTACTGCAAAACTTGCTTTCTTCTTTGTATTTATTATTCGTAATCAAACGACTATTTACTTTCTTAAATATAATTTTGGCAGAGCAGATATCGTTCCAATTGTTATGGGTTTGAATTATTTAACAATTGTTTCCTTACTTTTAATTCCGTTTGTTACAAAGAAACTTGGTGGTAAGAAAACCATGCAGTTTGGGATTGTGGTGTCCATTATAGGATCTCTTATCATTTATTTCAGTTCAATAACATCTTCTATTCCATTACTTTTGATTGGGGTTGGACTTGGTGGATTAGGTCTTGGTTTCGTTCCGAGTCTATTATTCTCACTTATTGCTGACACAATTGATTATGGTGAGTGGAAATCAGGTGTTCGTGCAACGGGTCTTTTATACTCAGGTTCAACATTTGCAGCAAAATTTGGAATGGGTATAGGCGGTGCTGCGGGGGCTTGGTTATTAGCTTTATATAATTATGACCCAGCATTAACTCAACAATCTACAGAAACTTTGGAAGCGATTGAATTTAGTTTTATATGGTTCCCAGTCATAAGTTTTGTATTAGTTCTCATTCTGTTGCAATTCTACAAACTTGATAAGATTCATCCTCAAATAGTGGAAGACTTGAAAAAAAGAAATGAGACAAATACTGATCTCGCAAAAGAGGCTTAA
- a CDS encoding sulfatase family protein, whose translation MRILFLDLDSVSPRHLGCYGYHRNTSPNIDKIAEKGVRFNNYYTSDAPCAPSRTALMSGQFGIRNGLVGHGGTAGDMKLEGVNRNLFGRLSVGGSLPSFLQLGAGINTTLISPFPQRHATYNFYAGFNEIINTGKFGMESAEQVSPVVTDWIERNAAKDDWLLYVNYWDAHTPYRAPESFGNPFAEEPLPEWANEETLEKHKDAVGPHTVHELVIDHNGNTYTNVESEKFPRSPGEIKNMDDLRSMIDGYDCGIRYLDDHVGKLFSLLEDKGIFEDTIIIISADHGENMGQLGIYGEHGTADDGTCRIPMIISWPGMQQGIVDDGLHYHLDLPVTLAEMLELPASPDWDGRSYASVLKEGKDCGRDYLVVSQCAHVAQRSVRFGDWLYMRTYHDGYHLFDKEMLYNLAEDPREENNVADKYKNLCMEATYYLNEWHDEMMVRSGDDVDPLWTVMKEGGPYHAKGFLENYGERLIQTGRERQFNALKQKHPSEFPEEIDEARVAFTRAMMKNLF comes from the coding sequence ATGAGAATATTATTTTTAGATTTAGATTCAGTAAGCCCACGCCATTTAGGATGTTACGGTTATCACCGTAATACTTCACCTAATATCGATAAAATTGCAGAAAAGGGAGTTCGTTTCAATAATTACTATACTTCAGATGCTCCATGTGCACCTTCTAGAACGGCCTTAATGTCTGGTCAATTTGGAATTCGTAATGGTTTAGTAGGACATGGAGGTACAGCTGGAGATATGAAACTAGAAGGAGTTAATCGTAACCTTTTTGGTAGACTTTCAGTTGGTGGATCTCTCCCTTCTTTCTTACAATTAGGAGCAGGTATAAATACAACTTTAATTAGCCCATTTCCGCAACGCCATGCAACATATAATTTTTACGCTGGTTTTAACGAAATAATTAACACTGGTAAGTTTGGAATGGAATCAGCTGAACAAGTTTCTCCTGTTGTTACAGATTGGATTGAGAGAAATGCTGCAAAAGACGATTGGTTACTTTATGTGAATTATTGGGATGCTCACACGCCTTATCGTGCGCCAGAGAGTTTCGGTAATCCTTTTGCTGAAGAGCCACTGCCGGAATGGGCTAACGAAGAAACGTTAGAAAAGCATAAAGACGCTGTAGGTCCTCATACTGTGCATGAATTAGTTATCGATCATAATGGAAACACGTATACGAATGTAGAAAGTGAAAAATTCCCAAGAAGTCCTGGTGAGATTAAAAACATGGACGATTTAAGATCTATGATTGATGGATATGATTGTGGTATTCGATATCTTGATGATCATGTCGGCAAATTATTTTCATTGTTAGAAGATAAGGGAATTTTTGAGGACACGATTATTATTATCTCAGCAGACCATGGAGAGAACATGGGACAATTAGGGATTTATGGAGAACACGGAACGGCCGATGATGGCACATGTCGTATTCCAATGATCATTTCATGGCCAGGCATGCAACAAGGAATTGTCGATGACGGCTTACATTATCACTTAGATTTACCTGTTACATTAGCAGAAATGCTTGAGCTACCTGCTTCTCCAGATTGGGATGGAAGAAGTTATGCATCTGTATTAAAAGAAGGAAAAGATTGTGGGCGTGACTATCTAGTTGTTTCTCAGTGTGCTCACGTTGCTCAACGAAGTGTACGTTTTGGCGATTGGTTATATATGAGAACGTATCATGATGGATATCATTTATTTGATAAAGAAATGCTATATAATCTTGCAGAAGATCCTAGAGAAGAAAACAACGTTGCAGATAAGTATAAAAACCTTTGCATGGAAGCAACCTATTATTTGAATGAATGGCATGATGAAATGATGGTAAGAAGTGGTGATGATGTTGACCCTCTATGGACTGTTATGAAAGAAGGCGGACCATATCATGCTAAGGGATTCCTTGAAAATTATGGAGAAAGACTCATTCAAACTGGAAGAGAACGACAATTTAATGCATTGAAACAAAAACATCCTAGTGAGTTTCCAGAAGAAATTGATGAAGCAAGAGTTGCGTTTACTCGTGCGATGATGAAAAATTTATTTTAA
- a CDS encoding ABC transporter substrate-binding protein: MRKKWLILLLSTFLVFSLTACASSSEEAGGEEGEKDGKVVLRVMDWSDSTKDIREEFHKRFMEKYPNIEVEYTQLTIDQYKNTILTAVNSGEAPDLFPVPSGMKLATLVKDGWYQPLDPYIDDKFKNIFVEGTFQNGVTMVDGEIYSIPETAYVPSSLIFYNKKLFKEAGLDPEQPPTTYSEFREAAEKITETGEGKYYGIIEGGKQSNRWLETVRDWSSLGGSGINANSPISLATNETTYDSEPVLNLFKLFKDIKEDGSFHPKTMNISAPEARALFGQGQAGFIVQGAWCIGVWNKDNPDLEYGVMAPPVPDSGRKGSLSIISNAAWMGLSATSEHPEEAALYLKEFYGGDYFQQEQTKKGGAFSIVKGINEEYITVEQLQQYYDISREIGRVIPNPSVKNPNTSAVFAEFKDVSPNVGEILGGVVAGAVSDYEGELGKYSEQLGIAWDKALSAASEKGVEAKRSDFEFANWDPMENYTEEGYAELK; this comes from the coding sequence ATGAGAAAAAAGTGGTTGATATTGCTATTAAGTACATTTTTAGTTTTTTCACTCACAGCTTGTGCGTCATCAAGTGAAGAAGCAGGGGGAGAAGAGGGAGAAAAAGATGGAAAAGTAGTCTTACGTGTAATGGATTGGAGCGACAGCACGAAGGACATACGTGAGGAATTCCACAAAAGATTTATGGAAAAATACCCGAATATTGAAGTGGAATATACGCAACTTACAATTGATCAATACAAAAATACTATTTTAACAGCAGTAAACTCAGGAGAAGCTCCGGATTTATTCCCTGTACCTAGTGGAATGAAATTAGCAACTCTTGTAAAGGACGGATGGTATCAGCCACTTGATCCGTATATAGATGATAAATTTAAAAATATCTTTGTGGAAGGTACATTTCAAAATGGAGTCACAATGGTTGATGGAGAAATCTATTCTATTCCAGAAACTGCTTATGTACCTAGCAGTCTCATATTCTATAACAAAAAATTATTTAAAGAAGCAGGCTTAGATCCTGAGCAACCACCTACAACCTATTCAGAATTTAGAGAAGCTGCAGAGAAAATAACAGAAACTGGAGAAGGTAAGTATTACGGAATAATTGAAGGTGGGAAACAAAGTAACCGCTGGTTGGAGACGGTAAGAGACTGGTCATCACTAGGTGGAAGTGGGATAAACGCTAATTCACCAATTAGCCTTGCAACAAATGAGACGACATATGACAGTGAACCTGTACTTAATTTATTTAAACTATTTAAAGACATTAAGGAAGATGGTAGCTTTCATCCGAAGACGATGAATATTTCTGCACCTGAAGCAAGAGCGCTATTTGGACAGGGGCAAGCAGGGTTTATTGTTCAAGGGGCATGGTGTATTGGTGTTTGGAACAAAGATAACCCTGATTTAGAGTATGGAGTTATGGCACCTCCAGTTCCAGACTCAGGAAGAAAAGGTTCATTATCCATTATAAGCAATGCAGCATGGATGGGATTATCGGCTACTTCAGAACATCCAGAAGAAGCCGCGTTATATCTTAAGGAATTTTATGGTGGAGACTATTTTCAACAAGAGCAAACGAAAAAAGGAGGAGCATTCTCTATTGTAAAGGGAATCAATGAAGAATATATCACAGTCGAGCAACTTCAACAATACTACGATATTTCTCGGGAGATTGGTCGTGTTATTCCTAATCCAAGTGTCAAAAACCCAAATACATCTGCAGTTTTTGCTGAATTTAAAGATGTAAGTCCTAATGTGGGTGAAATACTTGGTGGAGTTGTAGCAGGAGCCGTATCTGACTATGAAGGTGAATTAGGAAAGTATTCAGAACAGTTAGGAATAGCCTGGGACAAAGCACTTTCAGCTGCAAGTGAAAAAGGAGTAGAAGCGAAACGTTCAGATTTTGAATTCGCGAATTGGGATCCGATGGAAAATTATACAGAAGAGGGTTATGCAGAACTAAAATAA
- a CDS encoding carbohydrate ABC transporter permease, producing the protein MNNTDIVISTKTVKKVRKGSLSRKTNLWCWLFILPNLIFYALFQGWPIVINWYYSMLDWSGLNSNVAFVGLENFKAVIKDPHFWNAYKNSFVFMVGAVPLLLILALFVALILNNPKLRYASVYRTLFFIPVVTTASIVGIIMVYIWGSDGAVNFALMKLNLIDQPINWLSDAKMAMTTVILIYVWKNLGMNMIYWLAGLQSIPKELYEAAKVDGAGHVKTFFYITLPQLIPIGVVILLLNVAGSLKVFDLIKTMTDGGPFFSTDVVSTYIYRYAFSSEMGLPQLGYASAAAIFFTLTIVFIGIAQAIIKRPFKQNAKGME; encoded by the coding sequence ATGAACAATACAGATATAGTAATCTCGACCAAAACTGTTAAAAAAGTTCGTAAAGGTTCATTATCTAGAAAAACGAACTTGTGGTGCTGGCTCTTTATTTTGCCGAATCTAATTTTTTATGCACTGTTCCAAGGTTGGCCGATAGTAATTAACTGGTATTATTCAATGCTAGACTGGTCAGGACTAAATTCTAACGTAGCGTTTGTAGGCCTTGAAAACTTTAAAGCAGTTATTAAAGATCCCCACTTTTGGAATGCGTACAAAAATAGTTTTGTTTTTATGGTAGGTGCTGTTCCTTTACTACTTATTCTTGCATTGTTCGTTGCACTTATCTTGAATAATCCTAAACTTCGATATGCAAGTGTATACCGTACTCTTTTCTTTATTCCTGTTGTCACAACTGCATCAATTGTTGGGATCATCATGGTGTATATTTGGGGTTCAGATGGTGCTGTGAATTTTGCCTTAATGAAATTAAACCTCATTGATCAGCCAATTAACTGGTTAAGCGATGCAAAAATGGCTATGACAACTGTCATCTTAATTTATGTATGGAAGAATTTGGGGATGAACATGATTTATTGGTTAGCAGGTCTTCAAAGCATACCTAAGGAACTGTATGAGGCCGCAAAGGTAGATGGTGCTGGGCATGTAAAAACGTTCTTTTATATAACACTTCCACAGCTTATTCCAATCGGAGTTGTTATTCTCTTATTAAATGTAGCCGGTTCATTAAAGGTATTTGATTTAATCAAAACGATGACGGATGGAGGACCATTTTTTTCCACAGATGTTGTATCAACTTATATTTACCGTTATGCTTTTTCAAGTGAAATGGGTCTCCCACAATTAGGGTATGCATCAGCTGCTGCCATTTTCTTTACCTTGACGATTGTATTCATTGGTATTGCTCAAGCAATTATCAAACGTCCATTTAAACAAAATGCAAAGGGGATGGAGTAA